The nucleotide window actgaaatcgtggctctatttatagtccaatttaaactgcaatcgtggctttatttatagtccaatttaaactgcaatcgtggctctatttatagtccaatttaaactgcaatcgtggctctatttatagtccaatttaaactgcaatcgtggctctatttatagtccaatttaaactgcaatcgtggctctatttatagtccaatttaaactgcaatcgtggctctattgtGAAAACATCCACTGCCTAACTTTATTTATCGACTTTAGCAAAGCCTTTGACACGCTCTCGCACTCTAACCTTTTAGAAATTCTGGAACGAAATGGAATAAGAGGCAATTGTCTTCAATGGCTAAAACATTATTTAGAGCTCAGAACTTACCGGGTAAAAATTAGTAATACGTTAAGTAAGGAGACATCTTCCAAAAACAACGGCGTACCACAAGGCTCAAAACTTGGTCCACTGCTTTACCTTATATATGCAAATGATATGATAAATATTCTCAAAGAAAGCTCAGTATTTGCCTATGCGGATGACACTGCTATTGTTGTCTCTAACAAAAAATTAGAAGACGCAAACAAAATCATGCAAAATGAGCTAAACAAGATAACAAAATGGTGCCATGATAACGGCCTAGTCATCAACGCATCCAAAACGAAAATCATTCACATAAAACCACCACATCTCACAAACAGtgatattaacataaaattccacaacaaTAAATGCCTTCACAATGCCAACCTCTGTGTAGACACATGTAACACATCTATAGAACTTGTTAAAAGCTATAAATATCTCGGAGTGTACGTAGACGAAAATTTCAAGTGGCTAACTCATATTAACTATCTTCGAAACAAACTAAGAAAAACTGCATACAGTCTGTTTCATTTAAGCAATTGTGCCACCTTCCAAGTCTTGAAACAAGCATACTTTTCTCTAGCTGAATCATACATAAGACATGGTATCACGGCTTGGGGCAGCTCCACATATTGCAGAAGTCTTCAGCAGTCACAAAATCAAATCTTAAAAATcctattaaaaaattatcaacacAAACAACTACTACAATATGAAATGATATATGGCAACGATAACAATGCAAGTACAAACAACACCAGAAATATTAACAACATAAACAACAACACACATCTCAACACCACAAATCTCAACAACACAAATACCAACACAAATCTCAACAACACACATCTCAACAACACAAATACCAACAACACAAACCTCAAcaacacaaatttaaacaacacaAATTTCAACAACACAAACCTCAACAACACAAACACCAACACAAATCTCAACAACACACATCTCAACAACACAAATACCAACAACACAAACCTCAAcaacacaaatttaaacaacacaAATTTCAACAACACAAATATCAACAACACAAATCTCAACAACACAAATATCAACAACACAAACACTAACAACACAAATCTCAACAACACAAATTTCAACAACACAAATACCAACAACACAAACCTCAACAACACAAATTTCAACAACACAAATTTCAACAACACAAACACCAACAACACAAATCTAAACAACACAAATCTAAACAACACAAATACCAACAACACAAATTTCAACAACACAAACGTCAATTACTCAAACGTCAATTACGCTTATGTCAACGCCACCTCAAACATAAATCTGAACATCACACACAACACCAATACAAACGCTAGTAGTTTCAACACAGCAAACAACATAGCTACCAAACTACAAATATTAAACATCAAAAGCATATACTGTACCACTTTAATTAATGAGTTCTACAATGATCATAGATTCCTGAAACCAATCGATCACCTGTACAACACAAGACGTCGAGCAGAAGGAAGATACAAAGTAGATCGCCACAGAAATAACTACggcaaaaattcattaaatgttatcctaccaaatatttttaataatataccaACGAATATATTAAACATCGCTAACAtttatagaagaaaaaaattattaaaattatatttcataaattcgcaatgaaaataaaacatttaaattgtattttatattataagttTTTTCATCCTGCAGACAAGCCAATAGGCTTCGCGGGGTTAGAATTAAgagaaaatgtaaatcaatttcaaagttaataaataatgaaaaaaaaaaaaaaaaaaaaatttatagtccaattttaagtttaatcTAGGCTGTTTTTAAAGTTGAAAAGGAAAGTATAGAAGAGTTGAAAATGAAAGTATAAAAGAGTACGAGGCGACTAATTATACATAAAGAAATTTGTAGGCATAGTTAAAGTCACCAGAAGTTTCTTAGAAACAGCCATAGCAACATCATTCGCATTTCTGAGAAAGATCGATAAGATTTGAGAAAATCtgtaccaaacgcaataaaTGTTGATAGAAATGAATCATTCACAAATTGCATAATCTTCAGATCCAACACTTTTAtggtttttaaaaacttatacaacgaaaacatttatttttaacctCATTCAATATTAAACTTATTAAAATAGAAGTATCATCTAAACAAGTTTTAATTGCATAATAGATCACATAGCTTTATTGTAATAATAGAGTTAATTAGTATGTTGTAAAGTTCTAATAAATGAAATCTAAAAACGAAAATAACTGttttgacaaacttatatggtCAAACTACAAATAATATCTCGTGATTAAGTAtatcatttttaatatatttttctataaataacatatttttcacctacacaaaattttaatattcttaTGTGATTTTAGTTTCGCCTAAAACCAATTCCCCCTTAATTAAGCAAATCCCAAAAGTATGCCACAATTTACGTTCATATAATCATCATAAAAGTATACAATAGCAaccattttaaacaaatatttaaataataatataaaaagagaTTTGTTTTGCGTGcgcttaatattttcttttggaaagaatgaaaaacaaataaaataaaacttaaatagcATTTAAAATCCAACAAGTAGTTGTcataaaatgttcatattttatttaaacgcaaaagaaaaataaaaacaaataataaaacacaGTTGAGTACTTGTAATAGTTTTTctcatacatttttaatagaattcaaaaaaccataaactatgtttttgttgttgtttctgttaGTAGTtggttgttatttgtttttgtgatTGTGATTGTCGTTGTTACAACAACTACTTAAATATATTCATCCATATAagatataaaaacttaaaagataaatatattctcaagaatattttatatttttacacgAGCATGAGTTTTTGAGTacttttttttccatatttatttattctactACAAATATGGACATCAAATAGACATTTTTGATGATTGTAAAGAAgtttagttatattttttttgtcaatctgcTTTATGCAACTAAAAGCTGCCTGTTGCCATTTTATACTTGTCTATATATTTAGACTGCGTGTGTAGCATGAAAAGTTTAACTTTTAAGCGATACATCATCAGAAACTTACTTATGCATGTATATTTGTTCATGATGTATTTACGTACAAATATGACCGATAACCAATTGATAGACAGACGACAACAGGCTGCTGATGTTAaagttttctgatttttttgtatgtattcaTATGTCTCGTCTTAATGTCTCGTCGAGATGTCACACAGTTTCAatgatattgaaaaataaaataaaaaaaaccgaaatgcaactgtaaaatttttacaGGGATGTGCTTAAAATGGGGAACCATGAAAGGGacgtttaacatttttgttttatttcacttAGATTATATCCATTCTTAGCAATATTAAGACAAAATTAACAGTTTTCATTCTAGATCGACATAACAATGAAACACTACCATAAATTCTGACAAATTCTGAAACATCGGGACACACATGAGAcctgttttccattttttgtcGCATAAAGTTGATGTAAACTTTAAGGAGACTAGATGAAATTAAAAACTGTTTCTAGTTCTTATGACTAGAAAATTAACACCTTCTGATTTGTTGACATTTATTAGTTCGAGTTTAGTGAGCCGTTGCCACAGGAGTTACAATAATATTGGAGGTAACGCAACTGGGGATGAATTAGTATGGACtcgaacaaaaattgtttaacaagtGACAAGGTATACATTTAGGCTCGTTGAACACACAGTGTGTAATAATTATCCAAGATTTATACCTTGTGGATACCAATGGGCATTAGAACATAGAATAGCATACTATGAGTCCCTAAATTGATGTTATATGTAGATTTTAATACAGAAATAGTGATATTTCCTAATACAGATTCAACAGTGCGCTTAAGATATTGATAAAAGTGTGGCGAAAAAGAGAAGGAGAACACATTTCACTTCATCTGTGAAATCTTTTAGCAAAACTATTCTAAAAGAAATGGTTGGATGACTAAAATTAACTTGTTAAGGCCGTTGATGATAAGGAAGCTATCGTGAGGAGTCTTTATAGATCAACGTATTTTCGGTATTTGGTTCAACAAAtattgtagaagttgtcaaaatgagGAAGAAGAAGGGACGATGTTTTAGTGACAAGGCAGGTCATTGTCAAATTGGTTGATTTCTTATAGTAGTGGCTATAAGAAATCAACCAATTCTGACAATGACCTGCCTGCACGTCTATTGAGGGCCAAGTTAGCTATTTGTGTATTAGCATTCAATATTGAATCTTGCGAGTGTTGAACACGATCCTTTGCACGCTATGTCATTCAGATATCGTCACAAGATCAATAGCCAGCAATTAAATCAAGTTTTGCCTAATGGACCAAAGCtttaatttaatgaatatgAAATTATACTGTTTTGACAACACCACACTACTTAATGAGATCGCTGAACTAGATCAAGACAAGAAAATCAGTGTTAGATCCAAACTGTTGTGTTAATTCAGAAATCCATGTCTTGATTAATGAAGAACAGTAGATTCACAGAGAAGGTGAATTAATGTCCAAATCCTTTCGATCATTGTTCATGAGCTCTTTAGTGCTTTTCCTATTGTAAGTATACAGTGGCACGCTATTGGGCCTGAAGAAGACCTGATATCAAATAATCTACATTTATCGTCTGATAACCTACCTCCTCACGGTGGAAATCAAACTGTGGATGGTAACTGTAAGTCTTTTTGGGACAGACAATTTAAAATCCTTGACAATATGCTTGCTAAATTTTTCTTCGACTTTATCAAGACCAACAGTCGTGACCTTGACTGCTGAAATTGCACTTAGTATGTGATTTGGGAATCTATTGAGCCTTAAGCAGTCAGTTGTTCTTAGATTGCCGAAGCATGATATTATCTGATGGCGAAGACGTACATCAAAGAATATCCAATTGTGGTCCGTAGAAGGGCTCTTATCTGATAATCTCCATTTATTGATTTGTCATTTACGAGTGTAATATTTAGAAGTtggtatttttttcaattttgtctatagggtccacatttccttcggggctggaaaaatactttagggataaatagggaacacatcagggtttccaaaactgctttccgttttctgatcccaactttgggattttagaacatgtggtccaaagttgaaattttgataaaaaataggtcaatttccaaagggcgtagggccgacatgttcgaaaaataggacatattttttataccaaaattttctccgtaaagaagctttatagaaaaacataaaattgttatatgttcttaaagaaagttggtttttaataaaaaaagagttatgtctagtgtttataaaccggttaatcggttaaacgaaaaaccggtttttcttcgaaatctcggttttttgcgaaccggttaatttaaaatgttgattttcggttaaccggtttatccggtgtttatcactcggttaaccggcttttaaaatttgtgtcaaaaattaatgaatctcatgttttttcgcatttttaatattcattgtgtacatattggtctgatttgaaaactaaactgctgatttacaatacaaacctctttagattaatatttttagaaattacaatgattctaaatagtagaggacgatgtgTGGCACTATTAAGTataggctaaatcttactaatgattcattaaaaacttctttcaataaatttgacttctttagcgtgttttgttcttaaaattttattttattattcatttcgttagtgtacaaagtccttttcagaaatattacaggagagacgaaaaacgttttaaaatccatgatttgaaatatttttgaaatctgataattgagttttattaattatttagtatgatttataatgacaaataattacggctaagaagaagtgcattTGCATCtcataagtactttttttggacttgtaacattttctgtttcatatcagaaagtcgagttgataataaatttcaaaataatcaaatatttaattaaaaattgtgatttacattttttggttgaaattttatgaataaaccaataattaaaacaagtataatatatttagtaacatatttatacttaatttcattgaaatgaaataataattttgaaatttttacaaaataaaatggacttagcacttttgcatatttatagttaCATAATATTAACTATATTctgttaaccgacaaaccggttttttaaaaagtcggttttttataaacactagttattttttgaatttttaaattgaaaatctgttatttttggattcgtaattgatattgctctgaaatctattgtgtgttgttggtaatttagttgtctaactaacaaaaaaaattcgagtccattcggtccaaaagagcgccctatatttttaaaaaagccgaccaaggtatggcaaaattttaaaatttcaattttgaaatgcatataactaggaaattataagagataaatagcacactaaagccgagcgctttccaaaaatataaaattctttgaaatcggatgggaaacaaaaaaaattgcacgtgtttaaaaattttacatgtcgaaggtaccctactttgagcccccatagcgacGCCCCTagattatttgtagggcccattttaataacttaaactcgaatactccttggctacgcccagccgtttagaaatgccagatttatttccaaaaactttcgattctgccccactgtgcgttgtaatgagacataaaaaacagaaattggttaaaACATGTTAAGTTTActaaaaactagttgaccgcccggaagctatttactaatgttagttcttcaagtttctccaacccatatacacctgcctgttcttatttatttgcaaataaaatatctaaatttgtactgcatactttagggggcttttttattacagttgactggactcaaaaaaaaaattccgagttttacccggaattttttaattttttttcattacaaaccatctcctgaaaatttcgaatcgaataaaaaaaaaatcagccaaatcgctccgttctcacgtgatggcattacatacatttttatatatagatttcCCAGGCCATTACCGTGtcccaggccactagaacaagaaatgtagtaacaaaattaatatattttgagaaatattaaaacaaaagttaatttttacttaaaatatattcatatttagttGCAtgagtttttgacttcgtaggataacgttaacctattcgatggtatgaccaaaaaaaaatatttttttaacggcattttcaaatttttaaaaattttgttgaaaaatttcagagttttttgatcatctcatttgggatttattgagaatataatagggaatgaAAGTGTGAACAAATTATGAACAtaactcctatagtttttccgtacctgcggtttaaattttgcaattttcgagaaaaactaattatttggccatattttggagaatgagctcaatttccttaaCGTTGTGAGTTTTAAGTAGatcttattcagaatattataggccagataattctaaatatactctgaaagttttattaaaattggaaaactttaaACCTTATGTCGTGAAgctcaaaagtcaaatttttcattacatatttggaatttctaatggaaagatagtgaaatgttatatatttttgatgaaacttaaggaaaatataacatgaagtctagtatttattataatagcactaaaatggaaattaacccttaatgtcACTTGGAGTTAAAATGACACcgcaaccgatttacctaaaattttttcagtataattttttttaccaatgttcaccaagcTTTTGTTTACTAGGCTCTAAGAATCCTATAGTTTATCTGTAGCACATTTTGAGTACTACAGATTCACTGCATTATCTCTACCTAAAGCCACTGGGTGAAAACCTTTACTTTGTCATTCTTCACACCGAAGAACAACTTAAACCCCACCTTCTCCAGTGCAATTAAGATGACGGAATTAAGCATGTGCTACTGTCGCTAACTCCTTCCCTTATCTTAACGATACATTTTCCAATAAAATCTGTTACGAAGATTTCCATGTATTTGATTACTCTGTATAAAATCTCACCAGAGTCGGAACTAGGTGCCAGACTACTCCTTGAGGGCTGATTGAGGGCAATCCGTTAGCACAGGATTAGCCACTAACATATTGTCTTTAACTACATCGTTATAGGGTCGTCTTTTGGATGAGGATGGATATAATTTAGGATCTTTCTCATTTGTTGCAATTTGCCCCTTAGACTGCCTTGAGATGCTACCTGAGAAGTGATGAGTACGAAATTCTTATACTTAAAATATCCCTCCAATTCGAATATTTCTCACTACCTCTGTTTTAAATGTGTAAAACAGTCATCCAAAGAATATATTTGTGtgcattttgtttgaaatcactataaaaactaaataaattcaaGTGTGTAGTAAAATATTGATGACATAAGTTTACGGTATTTAGTATTGATTTTGATAtgacaatataaaatttatttcaaaatttaaataaacttgtaaATATACAAACGAACATGTGCGAATAACAACATACCGTTTTGCACAGATAGTTTTATTCTAAAACTTCTTATTGAACATTCATAAAATTACATTCATATATCtatacatatgaatgtatgtatgtatgtatgtatataaaacttgaaaacaagaaaaaattcttaaactttttttaaataaaagttgaaagaagaaaaaactcaataaatgcatacaaatttcacaaaaagaGACTACAATTGATGAATAAAAGGGCGATCGTAAAGAATgtgtgaaatgaaaaaaattacaattgcaAGTTGCAACAGATTCCCTACCACTTTCttcacaacaacaacgccaactACACAGAACACAAGCCGAAACACACAAATTCAACAGAACAGAAAATACCATTAAGAAACCAAAGGCAACAATTTATTCTTACAAACATTCGAATGCCAATGAAATGATGACGGTGCACATTGGGACTGTAAATAGTTATATAAAGATCATAATGTAATGGTCAGATcggtacaaaaattattaaaatcacaGAAGGCTTTGTTAGACATTATCAATATTTTGGAACATGCtaggtttcaaaaaaatatttgtgaaaaatcgatctaaaaaatttttttttaccttttgttTTTCTCATCGTCCCACTGTGAGTCGgaacttaaaaataacaaacaattgaatttttttccaaaccaGCCAGGCTGTGCTTTTCTCTTTTTTCTTAAATGTCTTTGGTTTCCAGGGATGCTGtatcattttgttgttgtaggtTGTTTTTCTCCTTTCAAAATGAACCTTATGGGACTGCATAAATATCGAATGTTCTTCATCAAATACTGGTACTATACTGAAATGCAGTAGAGTTTTGTCGCAACAGATTTGCAATTAAGTGAAAAATTATAGCAAGCTTAAATacacttcattacttcatattttctgtaaaaagaATATAAGTGAAATGATGATTAAAGACTTTAAATAAACTGTACACTATTTCAGCCAAAAATAAAGTAACTTGTTTGTTTCTGATATGTTCAAATATTTGACGAGTTACGtctattttccaaaaatgatTCTTTGGCCTATGATGAATTCTTTATTTCAGTCTTAAATTTAATAGATCTACTCAAGAAAAATTGGTTTCTATGGTGGGGAATCAGTGGGTGTAAAGTCGCCAGTTTTACAAATTCTAAAAATCTGAACATAAATGGTTCTGGGAAATTGGCGGAATAGAAATCCAGTAAAGCCTATTGCACTCTTGTAGTTTCATATATTCTCTATTTTAAGAATGTATACTCATCTAGGTAGGTCCACTTACTTGGGCTGCAGGAATGATTTCATGGCATGTGTATTTAAGGGTTTTGTAAAAtatgaatttgatttttttcagtaaaaattagagatttttttttagaaaatcgtatgaaatttgttaatttatgaCAACATTACCAGAACCACGgcaattatttttagaaattttttccaTTGCTTCAACCACACTCATACGAAAATCTAACTTTTACTCATTTCCAGAGATTTCTAATGCTCTCCGAAGAGCTTGAAGATTAAATTGTGCATACTATAATATCAATTGAACTTTATATCCTACTGGAGTCAGATTTTTCCATTAGGCAATAGAGAGAATTCCTGGTTGGATAGTGTTATACAATAGTCATCAAAACACAATAAATGGGGTTTTTGTTCTTTTGCAGGTAGTTACGTTTAAAAATGGTTAGAAAAATAACCAGATGCCACAGGCTCAGGTGTAATAGATATATAACGTATTCCATATCCTTAATCTGTAAGAAAAAgagatgatttttataaaaaaaatttggtattgtCATATTTATATGAATCATTCATTGATTCGTATAAATATGAGTCAAATCAtatgtgatttgactgaaaagtagcAAAATAGAAC belongs to Calliphora vicina chromosome 4, idCalVici1.1, whole genome shotgun sequence and includes:
- the LOC135958515 gene encoding putative uncharacterized protein DDB_G0286901, with product MIYGNDNNASTNNTRNINNINNNTHLNTTNLNNTNTNTNLNNTHLNNTNTNNTNLNNTNLNNTNFNNTNLNNTNTNTNLNNTHLNNTNTNNTNLNNTNLNNTNFNNTNINNTNLNNTNINNTNTNNTNLNNTNFNNTNTNNTNLNNTNFNNTNFNNTNTNNTNLNNTNLNNTNTNNTNFNNTNVNYSNVNYAYVNATSNINLNITHNTNTNASSFNTANNIATKLQILNIKSIYCTTLINEFYNDHRFLKPIDHLYNTRRRAEGRYKRFLMLSEELED